ACTCCTGTAGAAAGACGATGTTTTATGTATTGTTCCATCTTCCCTAAAGATAATGTGTTTCGAAGAGATTATTTAATACAACAATGGGTGGCTCAAGATTATTTCAAGTCAATGAACGATGGTAAGCATGAAGATGAACAAAGAGGTCTGGTGTGTTTCCAAAATTTAGCTACACGGTCATTTTTTCAAGAATTTGAGTTTGATAATTATAACTTCACTATGGAATGCAAGATGCATGATATAGTACATGATTTTGCGTGTTATCTCACAAAAAATGAATACTCCATTGAACTAATTTCTGATGTTGAAAAGAGAGTTGACTTGGATATTCGTcatctcaacttaatttatgtTTCTTCATCGGTGACTCCAACTTTCTCAAATCTCAAGAAGAAGAATTTGCACACTCTTATGGTTACGTGTGATTCAATGTTGACAGGTTCGAATAATTCACTGAGTTCCTGCATGTTCCCTTATGATCTCTTGGATTTGAAACGTCTGAAGACATTAATTTTGAAGGGAGAATCAATGAAGATTCCAGTAAGTATCGGTGATTTAATacatttgagatattttagtaTTAGATCTTATGATATCATAGATGTGCCACCCACGATTGGAAACTTGTTTAATCTCCAAACGTTGAAGTTTTATTGTTGTATTACTGAACTTCCTGAAGAAGTTGGAGAATTGATGAACTTAAGACACCTTCACTTAATTAAAGGGTGTACTAAAAGTTTGCCGAAAAGTATTTGGGCCTTGACAAGACTTCAGACATTGGATATTGGTGGTAGTATAAAGGTAGGGGTCCTAGGGGATATTCGAATCTTGAACAATCTTTGTATTATTCGTTTGGAAGGCTTAGGCAAAGAGGAACACAAGGAAGAGGCTAAGGAAGCTCAACTTCTTAACAAAAAAGCTCTTGTCCATTTGCATTTGAAATTTGATAAGGATTCTTCAGTGATGGATACCCATGAGATTGTACTGGATTCTCTGCAACCACATCATGAAAACTTAAAATCTTTAAGAATTGAGGAGTATTGTGGCCTGCTCATTTCTCCTAGTTGGATGTTATCATTGACTAATTTGAGAAACTTAGACTTGTATGGATGTTTTAACTGCATCACATTGCCTCCTTTGGGGAAACTCCCATGCCTCGAATCGCTTTGTATTGATAGTTTTCCTGGTTTGAAGAAGATTGGGTCTGAATTCTTGGGAGAAGAAAAGGATAGCAAGTCACTGTTTCCGAAATTGGAAAAATTTGAAATCAATTTTGCAGATTCGTTGGAGGAATGGGTAGGGGTGGCAGGGTGGACAGTGAATGGCCCTTTGAAAATAATGCCTTGTCTTGAATCTTTGGAAATGTCATTTTGCGGTTTGTTGAGAACATTGCCTGACTTTCTGAGATCAACACCACTGAAGAATTTGGTGGTTGCTCAATGTGATATTCTAGAGAAATCTTGCGAGATGGAAAAGATTCGCCATGTCCCAAATATTACTATCTGTTAAAGGTAAATTAAAACATAGGTAGAAAAACTAGCAATAATgacatctatttttttttactaataatagtttgtttgtttgtttgtttcaaTGAGACAAACCTAAATACCTCTGCCATTTGTATGTAGCTAAGGATCCAAAGAATTAAGGAAAGGGTTGGCCCCAAGTTGAAGCAGTTCTGTCTTCTTTCATGTGAGTAAATTTTCTACCATATGCTTTTATAGGATCCCTTCGTACTTTATAAATTAcagtaggggtgttcacaaattatccgatccaatccaatccgcacgatccaatccaatccaatccgcaaaatgcggatatccgcacttgtgcggattggattggattgaaaaaactaaaatccgcacttgtgcggattggatgttgtttgacctcaaaaagtaaccgatccaatccaatccgcacttaattataaatttttaaaaaattataatatataatatatattaattaaaaaaagacacaaacttctaatttcttaatcttttttaataatatattgagttggtgcattttatttatttcataataaaaaacacaacaaaaataattcttattaacatagacacatatataaatttaaatatatatactaacttatttattttatttattttagtaatagatacatatatattttagtataaatctaaagataagtacatatatattgatatatgtatattggtttgatttgtatataaatagagatggaaatagattattattggagtttaagaaacaatagtttttttttttaaaaaaaaatttttctatgaaatattaaataatttattattaaaaaaataaccgatctaaaataaccgatccaatccgcactattgcggatcggattggattggatttaaactcttatgcggatcggattggatccaaaatatgaaatccgcacttagtgcggattggatgttgtttgaccaaaaaagtgcggattggatcggatgaacacccctaaattACAGTGTCTAagattttattggatattaaatTTGAGTGTTTCTTTAGTACAAgtacaaaatttgacaaaataaattctattaggAGTCTCATACTCTCACAGTGGTTGAACTAATCATATAGAGTACTGAGAAATTTGGAGAAAAATAActctgttattttatttatgtgtatatacATCCTAGAAacaatcaatatcaatatatcaatataaaggaaagcacaaagGGAATTTAGGTGGCAAcctattattttttcttcttattttttctattttatcacACATTCTCTTATTTTATTTGAGAAATACACTATACATATAAACTAAAAGTCCCACATCATTTAAAAATCGTTTAGAAGTTATCCATGTAGGTTATAAGTAGTAGTTTTATCACTTTACTTTcttttatctaaaaaatattatttttttacgagtaattgaataatttcttactcaatattttttttatatacatatttatttatataagtaattatttattttttaataattaactttgtagtaataatttttaattttatatatatttatgaaataaattttagtttaaaaattttattttactattctaaatttttatatgttcgagttaaaaataattttttatagctaaaattaatttaccaatcatcactatatatatatatcaatatatcaatcaatcaatatatcaatatatatatatatataaaggaaagcacaaagggagtttaggtggcaacctattattttttctattttatcacACATTCTCTTATTTTATTTGAGAAATACACTATACATATAAACAAAAAGTCTCACATCATTTAAAAATCGTTTAGAAGTTATCCATGTAGGTTATAATTAGTAGTTTTATCACTTTACTTTcttttatctaaaaaatattatttttttatgagtaattgaataatttcttactcaatattttttttatatacatatttatttatataagtaattatttattttttaataattaactttgtagtaataatttttaattttatatatatttatgaaataaattttagtttaaaaattttattttactattctaaatttttatatgttcgagttaaaaataattttttataactaaaattaatttaccaatcatcactatatatatatatatatcaatatatcaatcaatatatatataaaggaaagcaaaaCAAGAGTTTAGGTggcaacctattttttttttcttcctattttttatattttatgataCATTCTCTTATTTTCTTTGAGAAATACACTACACATATAAACAAAAAGTCtcacatcatttaaaaatagtttagatgttatcaatcaatatataaatatataaatatatatatatatataaaggaaagcaaaaGAAGAGTTTAGGTGGCaacctattttttttcttcctattttttctattttatgataaattctttttttttttctttgaaaaaaaaaatactacacaTACAAATAAAAAGTCCCACATCATTTAAAAATGGTTTAGATGTTATCTATGTAGGTTATAAGtagtagttttattattttactttcttttatctaaaaaatattatttttttatgggtgattgattaatgtcttacccaataatttttttttttataaatatttgtataAGTAGTTATTTAGTTTCTAATAATTAACtttgtataataatttttaattttattttatatatttatgaaatgaattttaatttaagaattttattttactattctaGATTTATATATTGTTAAGTGAtcgaattaaaaataattttctataactaaaatattttctcttatatatatatataaaaaggaaagcatatttttttttcttcctgttttattttattttatgacacattcttttattttctttgaaaaatacaCTACACATACAAATTAAAAGTCTCACATCATTTAAAAATCGTTTAGATGTTATCCATGTAGGTTATAAGtagtagttttattattttactttcttttatctaaaaaatattattttttataggtGATTGATTAATGTCTTAcccaataaatttttttttatatattttttgtataagtagttatttattttctaataatcaatttatatatataaagaaaagcaCAAAGGGAGAAAATATTCAAACGACACcacaaaacaaaatataaaaactttaataaaaaatagttaaactatttttttgtattaagcaaaaaaagtctagatagtcttttaaaaataactacATCATCAGATACAAGGTCAGTTTATTAAATTTAGAAATAGTtaactttttcatttattttattataaaagtacatgtaatttctttgttaattttacaatctttaATGTTTCTCATAAAATCACtatctttctatatattttaaaaatagtaaattatatttataattttaatactgTTACTTTGTTTATAATaacacaaattaaaatattatattttagattatatcACTCAATATAATTgcaatatatataaagattacaaaaattagacaacaccgcgcgaagcgcggcttagttTCCTAGTGTATATATGTAGTGAAAATACAATCAATCCCATAAATACAATAACAAAAGAAATTAACAcatttaatcaaaaaaaaaaaaaaaaaaagaaattaacacAAGGAAAATGATGGTAAAGCAACTTAAACGATTCGACTTTCTTATTTGCCAACAAGTTCTTAAggaaaaattgattattttatgaaTCTTAAAATAGATCCCTAAACGATTCGACTTCATATATAGTTTATCAGaaaattattaactaattatttagttattgctatttactaattagttttgatgAATCCGAAGTTATATTTAAACAGAGGTTGTTTTGCTTAAGAATTATAGTATGAAATCGTCTTGAATAgatctttaattaaatgaaaGAGTGCTAATTACAACCTCCTATTATAATCTTTTAGTCAACCTCTACGTCTGAAATCACatgtcgaaatattttttttcatagcggTATTCGTATTACAGTATCAtctctgtaaatttttgaaaaatttcgaatagtttaccACGTATTTTCAGCATGGTAacctatttgaaaattttcaaaaatttacagggatgatGTTGTATGCATAACGAACACCCCTATGAAAAAAAACATTCCGACATATGTTTTCGAGTGTAGAGGTcgacatatgtttattatgataaTGTTTTAATAGAATCAATATAATTTGTTTATTAAAAGTTCataaataagtttaaaaataaaatatttatgttcATTTTGTTTTAAGAAACGGAAACTAAATGTAaaattatgtataaatattatgtttatattttCCATTGATtatgtttataaattattaatttaatatatttaatatataattttataaacaaaatatgcatattttattttatttttttgctataaggaaaaatatgtatgtttattgtttatttatataagacttaagaaaaattaattaccTTATATAGatagtatataaaatcaaaattatatttatgtatctaatatagaatatataattaaatgtaaataaattattttgtattatataaagtaataaaattatataatgtatacaaaattataaatttttcttaaagaaaaacaacatgttttttttttcgccAAAACATGTTGTCTAATTTgtagttttttaaaattttcattaagtGCACTGGGTTAAAAtctaagagaaaaaaaatatattaaaatgtcctaaatttctcttcttttatttttctctcaagTATTTCTCTAATGTGTTTCTAGCTCAATCTGATATGTACTGGGTTAAAATCTATCTAGTGAAAATGGTTAATCAAGATATGGTAAGATTCTTCTAATGAAGAGCGATCGAGATAAAATTGATGCCACTTAGTCGATTAAAATTGGGCTTTcttcataaatatggaattttttaaatgtattttaaagaatatggacatttaatgaaaaaatttaaagtctgaaaaaaaaaataaaaaacttaaaaaatggaaaaaataaaatacctataaaagaatatttccatttataaaatcCACACTCAAAATATCCAAACTCCATCTATTCTCTATCGTGGCTTGCATTCTTCTATGCGATTTCCTTTATTCTCTATTTCTTTGTTCTCCTTCAATTTCTTTCCTTCTCCTCTAGTGTGATTATGATTTTTATCTTAGTGTTCATATTCCTACTGCCGAtgaagaaaattaataaaatttgaagtcaaaataaacaaagttaagAAACTATTGAATTTGATTACATTTTTGACGTAGTTAACCTATTATTTAGGAAAAATGataagaaattttaattttaggtttttattttggttctcATAGTAATGTGTTGTGTtgtgattgtaatttttaacaaaaaaactcTCATATCTTGAAAAGTTCACCTTGtagttcaatcttagggttttATATTGCTTCTGAATGTAACCTGGTACATTACATTTGAAAATGGCCTGATACTTTACATTTGAATATGTCTATATTTGTTGTGTTGTGGCtgcaatttataataaaaaaataccatgtcttgaaaaaagtcacatactagttcaatcttagggttttATATTACTTCTGAATGTAATCTGGTACTTTACatttgaatatggttgtgtttgttttgttgtggctacaatttataacaaaaaaaattaccatgTCTTGAAAAAAATTACCTGCTAGCTCAATCTTAGGGTTTTTTATCTCTTCTGAAAGTAACTTGGTACCTTACATTTGAATATGGTTGAGTTTGTTTTGTTGTGACTGCAATCTACAATAAAAAAATGCCATGTCTTGAAAAAAGTCACATGTTAGtttaatcttaggattttttATCACTTCTGAAAGTAGCTTGGTACCTTACTTTTGAATGGTTGTGTTTGTTTTGTTGTGACtgcaatttataataaaaaaaaataccatgtcTTAAAAAAAGTCACCTGATAGTTCAATCTTAGGGGTTTTTATCGCTTCTGAAAGTAACCTGGTACCTTACATTTGAATATGGCTGAATTTGTTTTGTTGTGGCTgcaatttataacaaaaaaatattatgtattGAAAAAAGTCACAtgctagttcaatcttagggttttATATTGCTTCTAAAAGTAACATGGTACCTTAGTTTTGAATATGGTTGAGTTTGTTGTGTTGTGACTGCaatttttaacaaaagataCTATGTCTTGCAAAAAGTCACTtgctagttcaatcttagggttttATATTGCTTCTAAAAGTAACATGCTGCCGTACTTTTGAATATGGTTGAGTGTGTTGTGTTGTGACTacaatttttaacaaaaaaaaatcatgtcttGAAAAAGGTCACCTGCTAGTTCAATTTTATGGTTTTCTATTGCTTTCGAAAGTAACCTAGTACCTTACTTTTTGAATACAGTTGAGTTTATTGTGCTGTGACGACaatttttaaccaaaaaaaaaaaaccatgtcttgaaaaaagtcacctgCTAGTTCAATTTTAGGGTTTTGTATTGCTCCTGAAAGTAACCTGGTACCTGACTTTTGAATATGGCTGAGTGTATTGTGTTGggactataattttttttagaaagaaacatgttattttaaatttcttataaaGTAACTTgttaaatgaattttattttttctttttgcttcaGGAAGTGACCTAGCACCTGTAATTTTCTTGGAGAATGAATTTTATTAAAGCATTAATTTATTATGGAGGAGAGTAGAATGAAAGTAACTGCTACTCAAATTACAAAGTGATTGGTGTAGATATTCCCGATAATTGTTCATTATTTGATCTTGGGAATTTATTTGatcaaaaatgaaataaacacagatTGAGACAATGTTGAGATCTCATACCAAGTAGCTAAAAGTGAGCCACCAATCAAGTAACCATAATTTCAGAAGACTTGCTGATTATACTAATGAAGTTGTTGACTTCATCATTGAAGAAACTAcaagaaacaaaagaaaaagggaggaagataaaacaatcattgaaactcACAAGTTGCAAATATTAGTAGAAGGACAATTTTTCAAAGATAAAAAATGTTCAAATCTGGACTTTGCTACTTTGTGCAAATAATCTACTACCATGCAAATTGATTTTTGTTTAATGTATTGAGTTATGACAGAGTCTTATGAAGAAAGTAATCTGTTCGTTTACAAAATAAATCATGACATATGTATTAGTAATATACTTAGTTGAGTAACGTGTTAATTTGAAAAGTAACCTAGttgttgaattttaaattttgtttttgttttaggaAGTAACGTGGTACTTTTACTTTTGATTTTGGTATAGTTTGTTGagttttgattgtatttttacacaaattaacgtgttaatttgaaaaaaagtaACATAGTTGTTGAATTTTAGACTTTATTTTTGCTTCAAATTGTAACCTGACACTTTTACCTATACTTTTTgtatagtttgttaattttgattCTATTTTTGCGTAAAGTAATTACATGTGAATTTTGTAAGTAACCTGAGACATCCGGGTTTTATTCGATTTGATaatcttattaattatttattaatttatatggaTATAATgtagtttataaatatattttaatttggtGTTTGAAACGatatttattgaaatttatTAAGTCCATTAATTAagtgattttattaataattaattttatactttactatattattattatatttattttttttcctttagttTTACATTAAGTCATAATtgtctttatatttatttatattattattttctgtaAGCAATTATTATTAGTCAAATAATCAgcgaattaatattttatacatTGTGAAGATTTGTTGTGCCACAATTTTGTTGGCTTTGATGCCTTTCAAGGATTTTGCGCTTATTTTTATAGCttgcccctaattatttagggcaaTATGATTAATTATTCCATATTTTCATGAGAAATAAAAGTTTTCAACGGAAATTTTTGCGGTGTTGAGCACCACG
This Cannabis sativa cultivar Pink pepper isolate KNU-18-1 chromosome 6, ASM2916894v1, whole genome shotgun sequence DNA region includes the following protein-coding sequences:
- the LOC115701089 gene encoding putative disease resistance protein RGA3 isoform X1 — its product is MADAVISAILNQLALVIRQYGEKKVKLVMGVDGGVENLEANLIAIKAVLTDAEMRRWNEEAVKLWLEDLKDVSYDMDSVLDEWNTTILMSELDQGGNRAESSTSQITKTKVWCSILFSCFNCTKLSPPVIIYRHHIAEEIQSLNQKLGRINDRKNMFGFRSNTIGDTIELRWPDFTTSFLDVPVIYGPMDNKKILINQLTLGGSSQEEQGLKFIPIVGMGGIGKTTLARNAYNDPAVKTLFGGNMIWVCVSDPFDIGRIAKESIEQLTGVIPTVIGSESLMRKFREAVNDKKFLLVLDDVWTTDYSKWLLLVQILKLGAIGSRVVVTTRNEEVAKMIGDTNNMICVNKLGEEDCWLLLKEIALSNKTEQEKQNFDAIGRKIARKCNGLPLAAKALGSLLRVKDIEYWHEMLRSEIWELKNMEVELFNPLLFSYYDLTPVERRCFMYCSIFPKDNVFRRDYLIQQWVAQDYFKSMNDGKHEDEQRGLVCFQNLATRSFFQEFEFDNYNFTMECKMHDIVHDFACYLTKNEYSIELISDVEKRVDLDIRHLNLIYVSSSVTPTFSNLKKKNLHTLMVTCDSMLTGSNNSLSSCMFPYDLLDLKRLKTLILKGESMKIPVSIGDLIHLRYFSIRSYDIIDVPPTIGNLFNLQTLKFYCCITELPEEVGELMNLRHLHLIKGCTKSLPKSIWALTRLQTLDIGGSIKVGVLGDIRILNNLCIIRLEGLGKEEHKEEAKEAQLLNKKALVHLHLKFDKDSSVMDTHEIVLDSLQPHHENLKSLRIEEYCGLLISPSWMLSLTNLRNLDLYGCFNCITLPPLGKLPCLESLCIDSFPGLKKIGSEFLGEEKDSKSLFPKLEKFEINFADSLEEWVGVAGWTVNGPLKIMPCLESLEMSFCGLLRTLPDFLRSTPLKNLVVAQCDILEKSCEMEKIRHVPNITIC
- the LOC115701089 gene encoding putative disease resistance protein RGA3 isoform X2, with the protein product MGVDGGVENLEANLIAIKAVLTDAEMRRWNEEAVKLWLEDLKDVSYDMDSVLDEWNTTILMSELDQGGNRAESSTSQITKTKVWCSILFSCFNCTKLSPPVIIYRHHIAEEIQSLNQKLGRINDRKNMFGFRSNTIGDTIELRWPDFTTSFLDVPVIYGPMDNKKILINQLTLGGSSQEEQGLKFIPIVGMGGIGKTTLARNAYNDPAVKTLFGGNMIWVCVSDPFDIGRIAKESIEQLTGVIPTVIGSESLMRKFREAVNDKKFLLVLDDVWTTDYSKWLLLVQILKLGAIGSRVVVTTRNEEVAKMIGDTNNMICVNKLGEEDCWLLLKEIALSNKTEQEKQNFDAIGRKIARKCNGLPLAAKALGSLLRVKDIEYWHEMLRSEIWELKNMEVELFNPLLFSYYDLTPVERRCFMYCSIFPKDNVFRRDYLIQQWVAQDYFKSMNDGKHEDEQRGLVCFQNLATRSFFQEFEFDNYNFTMECKMHDIVHDFACYLTKNEYSIELISDVEKRVDLDIRHLNLIYVSSSVTPTFSNLKKKNLHTLMVTCDSMLTGSNNSLSSCMFPYDLLDLKRLKTLILKGESMKIPVSIGDLIHLRYFSIRSYDIIDVPPTIGNLFNLQTLKFYCCITELPEEVGELMNLRHLHLIKGCTKSLPKSIWALTRLQTLDIGGSIKVGVLGDIRILNNLCIIRLEGLGKEEHKEEAKEAQLLNKKALVHLHLKFDKDSSVMDTHEIVLDSLQPHHENLKSLRIEEYCGLLISPSWMLSLTNLRNLDLYGCFNCITLPPLGKLPCLESLCIDSFPGLKKIGSEFLGEEKDSKSLFPKLEKFEINFADSLEEWVGVAGWTVNGPLKIMPCLESLEMSFCGLLRTLPDFLRSTPLKNLVVAQCDILEKSCEMEKIRHVPNITIC